GCCGACCGCACTGGAGATGTGGGTATATCAGGTAGCAGTCAGCCCATTAACCAACTGATCCAGCAAATTAAGTTAGTGGCCAATACCGAAAGCACTGTATTAATCAGTGGTGAGAATGGCACAGGTAAAGAGCTTGTTGCGCGTAACCTGCACCGCTTAAGTAACCGAGCAAACAAGCCACTAGTGAGCGTCAATTGCGCTGCATTTTCAACAGCATTGCTTGAAAGTGAACTGTTTGGTCATGAAAAAGGCGCCTACACAGGTGCCACAAGCCGCCGAAAAGGCCGTTTTGAACTGGCCAATAATGGCACTCTGTTTCTCGATGAAGTGGCCGAGCTGAGTCTAGAAGCGCAATCAAAACTACTGCGAGTGATTCAAGAGCAAGAGTTTGAGCGAGTGGGCAGTAGCCAAACCATTAAAGTCGATATCCGGCTCATCACAGCAACCCACCACGATCTACTCAAGCGAGTCGAGCAAGGTCTATTCAGAATGGATCTGTATTATCGTCTTAATGTATTTCCTATTGTGGTACCGCCGTTGCGTAACCGCCTGTCCGATATACCAGAACTTGTCAGCCATCTGATGCAAGAGCTTAATAAAAAGCTGGGTAAAAAAATCAGCAAGGTTAGCCAACGTGGCATGCAAAACTTAGCTAAACATACCTGGCCAGGTAACGTGCGCGAACTACAAAACGTACTTGAACGAGAGATGATTCTATCAACAGGAGCGGTGCTCGAATTTGGCCAACTAGCAACCGAGCCTCAGGCAAAAATATCTACCACAACCCCCAATGCTAAACAGACCTTAGCTGAGATTGAAAAAGCGCATATTCTAAGAATATTAAAACAAAGCCAATGGCGGATCTCAGGGCCAAGTGGAGCTGCAGCGATTTTAGGTATGCCGCCCAGCACCCTACGCTCGCGTATGAGTAAACTTGCCATTTCTCGACCAGTGTAACCAAGCTCCAGAGCCAAAGAGCACGACATAGAGCAAATTAGCGATATATCGTGAGTTAAATATATCTAATCAAAAGTAATAGTCCTATTAATCAACAACTTAAAATATGGCCTAGAGCTTGCTATATAGCCCCTGAGTGAACAATGTCAGTGCCTATAGAGAAGCCAATGTTAAATAACAACAATAGCAACGCAATAGAAAACACCAATAACCAGCTAACGAATAATCGCATTCCGATAAAACAAATCCCCTCACTGCAGGTCGACAGCCAACCCAGCAGCAAGATCCACATGCGGGAACAAAAAGGCTATTTCCAACGCATTCGAACTGGGATGAATAGTTTATTGGTGGCGTTATTTTTTCTACTGCCATTTATCTCCTATCAAGGTCGACAAGCAATTCTGTTTAACATTAGCGACCAGCAATTTATCTTTTTTGGTACCACACTGTGGCCGCAGGATTTCACTATTCTTGCATGGGTGTTTATCGCCGCTGCGTTCCTGCTATTTTTTGCCACGGTATTTTGGGGCCGGGTCTGGTGTGGCTATCTGTGCCCACAAACTGCGTGGACTTTCATGTTTGTTTGGATTGAGGAGCGTATTGAAGGCAGCCGCAACAAGCGTTTTGCTTTAGATAAAGCGCCAATGAGTTTAAAGAAGTTCAGCAAACGCACCAGTAAACATTTGGCATGGGGCTTAATCGCCCTTTTTACTGGTTGTGGCTTTATCGCTTACTTTATTCCTGCCAGAGAGCTGTATGTTGATATTCTAAGTTTTGATGCCAGCTTTTGGATCAGCACCTGGGTATGGTTCTTTGCCATCTGTACTTACCTAAATGCCGGTTGGATGCGCGAGCAGATGTGTTTACATTGCTGTCCCTATTCTCGTTTTCAGTCAGTTATGTTTGACGCTAACACTAAGACCGTAACCTATGATGCCACTCGCGGTGAAAGTCGTGGTCCTCGTAAGCGTAAGCAAGCAACTGACTTAGGCGATTGCGTAGACTGCAACCTTTGTGTGGATGTTTGCCCAACCGGTATCGACATTCGTAACGGACTTCAATATGAGTGCATCAACTGTGGAGCGTGCGTCGACGCCTGTAATCAAACCATGGAAAAGTTCGGTTATAAAACCAACCTCATTAGCTACACTAGTGAGAATGGCCTAGTTGACAAAGCCGTGCCATTTTATGAGTCATACAAATTCCTCGGCTACGGAATTGCAGCCTTGATCATGCTCACTGTCATTGGAGTTGATATCAGTAATCGCACAGCCATTGAACTAAACATCATTCGTGACAGACAAACACTGTACCGTGAGACCTTAACTGATGAAGTTGAAAATAGCTTCACACTAAAAATCCGCAACAAGACTCAGCAAGCGCGTCATTACCAAATATATGTCTCTGGCAATACTAGCTATAAACTCGCAGGGAACAGCCGTTTGTTGATTAATGCAGGCGAACAATTGGATTACCCTGTGACCGTTTCAGCCGATCTTAAAGCACTTGAAAGCAGCCGTAGCGCAATAACATTTACCGTGGCGGAGCAGCACAATCACAACCAAGTGTCCCAGCAATCTAATTTCTTTAGTCCGCTCTAACGATAGCCAGCCGAACTGAAAAGCAAAATTCAGCAGGCCAAGAAGTCGGGCAGATAATAACAATCAAGCTTGAGTTAACAGGCAAAGTCCCATGCTTTGTCTGTTAATCCAAGTGGTTAATATCACCACGGCCAAATAGAGTAAAAAATCTAATTGTTACAAGCCGATAGCAATTCATCCATTCTGCTGCAATGAAACAATTTATTTCACCCTTGACCATTGACCTTAAGGTGATAATCGCACTAATCTAAACACCTGTTTGATTTTTATCTTCAATAAAAGAACTGGCTAACTAAGGTATCTCCATGGCATATGATTCAGATTCAACACTCGATCTCTCCCGCTACGCCTCACTCAATGACCTGATTGACCTTGCGAGTGCCAGATACGGTGACAAAGCCGCTTACTCCTGTTTAGGGAAAGAGACCACATTCAACGAGATCAACCGTTATTCACGCCAGTTCGCCGCCTATTTGCAGCAAGAGACCAACTTGGTGCAAGGCGATAGAATAGCCATTCAACTGCCTAATATTACTCAATTCGTGATTGCTGCCTATGGCGCTATTAAAGCAGGCATGGTGCTAGTTAACACCAACCCCTTGTATACCCAGCGAGAGCTGATCCACCAGTTCAATGATTCAGGCGCAAAAGCCTTAGTGGTGCTGTCAGACTTGCTGCCAACATTAACCGAAGTGGTTGCCAGTACCGAAATTGAAACTGTTATCTCAACCCATGCCATGGATCTAATTGCACCGCAACCGCAGCCAGAAGTGCCGTTTGCCACTATTCACTTTTGCGATGTCTTAAGAGTGGGTGAACAACTTAGCTATGCACCGGTCATTAGCGTATCGGGGCAGATAGCCGCGCTGCAATATACTGGTGGTACGACTGGGTTATCGAAAGGGGCTATGTTGACTCATGGCAATTTACTTGCCAATGCCATGCAGATAAAATCACGCTTAGGCAGTCGCCTAGTTGAAGGTGAGGAGATATTTGTCGCCCCGCTGCCTGTTTATCATATCTATGCCTTTATGGTGAATTTAGTGCTTTATTACGAGCGCGGTGGTTGCTCAGTACTGATCCCCAATCCACGTGATATCTCAGGGCTAATCTCAGCCTTAGCGCAATATCCCTTTACTGGTTTTGCAGGGCTCAATACCCTGTTTGTTGGCTTGTGCCATCAACCAGAATTCAAAGCATTAGATTTTAGCCATTTAAAAGTGACTATTTCAGGAGGCACTGCTTTGACTCAGGCAGCCGCCACGGTTTGGCAGCAAACCACAGGTTGCACCATCTCTGAAGGATATGGGTTATCAGAAACCTCACCAGTGGTATCGCTCAATGCACCGGGACTTGAGCAGCTCGGCACCATTGGCAAACCCGTACTAGGCACTCAGGTAAAAATTCTCGATATGGATGATAACGAAGTCGCCAACGGTGAAACCGGAGAACTTGCCGTATTCGGCCCACAGGTAATGCTAGGATATTGGAACAATGCCGAAGAAACCCATAAGGTGATGACCAGCGAGGGCTACTTTAAAACCGGTGACATTGCCGTCGCAACTGATGATGGTTTT
The Shewanella sp. KX20019 DNA segment above includes these coding regions:
- a CDS encoding sigma-54 interaction domain-containing protein, producing MAAINLKHKTTHADFLPENQLILNAVSEGIYGFDLDGNAVFINPAAEKMTGWQTQELLGKNIHDCHHHSHNDGSHYPKDDCPIYNTLKDGAAREISHEVFWRKDGSSFPVHYTSTPVYKDGVLMGVVAIFRDISIQKQTEQSLRQALEQVQALSEKLSFENQYLQLELADRTGDVGISGSSQPINQLIQQIKLVANTESTVLISGENGTGKELVARNLHRLSNRANKPLVSVNCAAFSTALLESELFGHEKGAYTGATSRRKGRFELANNGTLFLDEVAELSLEAQSKLLRVIQEQEFERVGSSQTIKVDIRLITATHHDLLKRVEQGLFRMDLYYRLNVFPIVVPPLRNRLSDIPELVSHLMQELNKKLGKKISKVSQRGMQNLAKHTWPGNVRELQNVLEREMILSTGAVLEFGQLATEPQAKISTTTPNAKQTLAEIEKAHILRILKQSQWRISGPSGAAAILGMPPSTLRSRMSKLAISRPV
- the ccoG gene encoding cytochrome c oxidase accessory protein CcoG; this encodes MLNNNNSNAIENTNNQLTNNRIPIKQIPSLQVDSQPSSKIHMREQKGYFQRIRTGMNSLLVALFFLLPFISYQGRQAILFNISDQQFIFFGTTLWPQDFTILAWVFIAAAFLLFFATVFWGRVWCGYLCPQTAWTFMFVWIEERIEGSRNKRFALDKAPMSLKKFSKRTSKHLAWGLIALFTGCGFIAYFIPARELYVDILSFDASFWISTWVWFFAICTYLNAGWMREQMCLHCCPYSRFQSVMFDANTKTVTYDATRGESRGPRKRKQATDLGDCVDCNLCVDVCPTGIDIRNGLQYECINCGACVDACNQTMEKFGYKTNLISYTSENGLVDKAVPFYESYKFLGYGIAALIMLTVIGVDISNRTAIELNIIRDRQTLYRETLTDEVENSFTLKIRNKTQQARHYQIYVSGNTSYKLAGNSRLLINAGEQLDYPVTVSADLKALESSRSAITFTVAEQHNHNQVSQQSNFFSPL
- a CDS encoding AMP-binding protein codes for the protein MAYDSDSTLDLSRYASLNDLIDLASARYGDKAAYSCLGKETTFNEINRYSRQFAAYLQQETNLVQGDRIAIQLPNITQFVIAAYGAIKAGMVLVNTNPLYTQRELIHQFNDSGAKALVVLSDLLPTLTEVVASTEIETVISTHAMDLIAPQPQPEVPFATIHFCDVLRVGEQLSYAPVISVSGQIAALQYTGGTTGLSKGAMLTHGNLLANAMQIKSRLGSRLVEGEEIFVAPLPVYHIYAFMVNLVLYYERGGCSVLIPNPRDISGLISALAQYPFTGFAGLNTLFVGLCHQPEFKALDFSHLKVTISGGTALTQAAATVWQQTTGCTISEGYGLSETSPVVSLNAPGLEQLGTIGKPVLGTQVKILDMDDNEVANGETGELAVFGPQVMLGYWNNAEETHKVMTSEGYFKTGDIAVATDDGFHKIVDRKKDMIIVSGFNVYPNEVEDILASHEAVLECAVIGIDDERSGEAVKAVIVLADSHMDHQQAKVIIESYCREQLAAYKIPRVITFVDALPKSTVGKILRRELRK